The DNA segment CTCCGGCGGGGAGCCGATCGTCGCCACCGCCCGCCGGGCGACCGACGGGCTCGCCGGCCTCCGGGACGCCTTCGACGACGTCCTGCTGCTGCGCGCCGCACACCGGCAGGAGCACCAGCTGCTCGCGCTGCACGGCGAGCCGTACCGCGGCGACCTGCCCCCGGGCGGCGGCTGGTGGCGCGGGGAGCGGATCCAGGTCTTCGCGTCGCCGCCGTCGCCGCCGGGCAGGCGTCCGGCGGCCGTGCCGGTCGTGCCGAGGGGCGAGAAGCCCTTCGCGGTCCTGACGAATCGCGCGGGGGCGCTGAGGGCGAGGCTCACCGCGGCCGGCGTCCCCGCGCTCCCGGTCCCGGCGGTGGCGGACGGGCTGCCTCCGGCCGGCGCGGCGATCCTCGGGTCGGTCGCGGAGTGGTCCGTGGCGAGGGCGCTCCTCGCCCGCCTCCGCGCGAGCGCTCCCGTCGTGCTCGACCTCCCCCCGGCCGAGGCGCGGGTCGTGCTGGGTCCGCTCCCGCCGGCACCTCTCTGCGCGGGCGACAGGGTGCTGCTCCTGGTGGACGACCGTCTCCGTCGTGCGCGCTGGCCGGACGCCCCGGCGTCCTGACCACCGGCGCCGAACAGGAGGAATCCGTGGTCGGAGAGCCCTCGGAGCGCGGATTTCGTGACAATCATGTTTCCAGATCACCGATCTCCTCCGTCCGTCATCGACAGACGTCCGAGCACTGTGCCAGTATTTCCCCACGTTCACGCCGGTGGGCCCGAGCACCGACGCAGTCAGGAGCCGCAGCCATGACCCGTCCTCTCCCGAGGGACCCCGTCCTCCGCGAGGCCATCGCCGTCGCACGATCCCGCGAGCGGGAGCGGCGCGCGATGCTCTCGCGGCGCGCGGTCCTCGGCGGTCTCGGGCTCGGCGTCGGCGCGCTGGCGCTCGCCGGCTGCGCCCCGGTCTCGCGCGCCGCCCCCACCGCCGCGGTCGACGAGTCCGCCTCCGATCCGAGACTGGTCTGGGACAACTGGCCCGCCTATCTCGACGAGGACGACGACGGCGGCTACCCGACTCTGACGGCGTTCGAGGAGCAGTCCGGCATCTCCGTCACCTACAACGTCGCGGTCGACGACAACAACTCCTACTACGGCAAGGTCAAGGACCAGCTCGCGCTCGGCCAGTACATCGGCGCCGACACCGTCTGCCTGACCGAGTGGATGGTCTCGCGGCTGGCCCGGCGCGGCTACATCCAGGAGCTCGACCACGCGAACATCCCGAACATCGCGAACCTCACCCCCTCGCTCGCGAACCCGGACTTCGATCCGGGCCGCCACCGCTCCCTGCCGTTCCAGGCCGGCTTCGCCGGGATCTGCTGGAACAAGGAGAAGCTGCCGAACGGACTCGCGAGCGTGGAGGACCTCTGGGACCCGGCACTGCGCGGCCGGGTCGGCGTGCTCAGCGAGATGCGCGACACCATCGGGCTGATCATGCTCGCCCAGGGCACCGACATCGCCGGCTCCTGGGGGGACGACGAGTTCATGAACGCGATCGACGTCTTCCGGAAGCAGGTCGACGAGGGCCAGATCCGCAACATCAAGGGCAACGCGTACCTGAACGATCTGCAGAACGAGGACACCCTCGCGGCGATCTGCTGGTCGGGCGACATCACGCTGATCAACACCGAGGCCGGCGACAAGTGGGAGTTCGCGCTCCCCGACTCCGGCGGCACCCTGTGGAACGACACCTTCGTCGTGCCGATGGGCTCCCAGCGCAAGGCCAATGCGGAAGCGCTGATGAACTACTACTACGAGCCGGAGGTCGCCGCCGAGGTGGCCGCCTGGGTCAACTACATCACCCCCGTCGACGGAGCGAAGGACGCCATGGAGAGCATCGACCCGGAGCTGGCCGAGAACCAGCTGATCTTCCCCGACGAGGACACGCTCGCGCAGTCCCACATCTTCCGGACGCTCACCGCGGACGAGGAGAAGGACTACCAGGCCGAGTTCCAGAAAGTGCTGCTGGGCATCTGATGGCGATGGGAACCTTCGCCGAGCGCGGCGCCGACCTCGAGCTGGTCGGGATCAGCAAGCAGTACCCGGGCTTCACCGCCATCGACTCGCTGGATCTCACGATCCCCGCGGGCTCCTTCTTCGCCCTGCTCGGACCCTCGGGCTGCGGGAAGACCACTACCCTGCGCCTCGTCGCGGGCCTCGAGGAGCCCAGCGCCGGCCGGATCCTCATCGGCGGAAAGGACGTCACGGCCACCAAGACCTTCCAGCGCCCGGTCAACACGGTCTTCCAGTCGTACGCGCTGTTCCCGCACATGTCGATCCTCGAGAACGTCGCCTTCGGTCTCAAGCGCCGGCGGATCGACGAGCCGGTCGGCAAGGCGCACGAGGCGCTCCGGCTGGTCGAGCTCGACCACCTCGCCCAGCGCCGCCCGGCCCAGCTCTCGGGCGGGCAGCAGCAGCGGGTCGCCCTCGCCCGGGCCATCGTCAACCGGCCCGCGCTCCTGCTCCTCGACGAGCCGCTCGGCGCGCTCGACCTCAAGCTCCGCCGCCAGATGCAGCTCGAGCTGAAGTCGATCCAGGAGGAGGTCGGCCTCACCTTCCTGCACGTCACGCACGACCAGGAGGAGGCCATGACCATGGCCGACACGGTCGCGGTGATGAACAAGGGCCGGATCGAGCAGATGGGCGCCCCCGAGGCGCTCTACGAGCTCCCGCGGACGGTCTTCGTCGCGAACTTCCTCGGCCAGTCGAACCTCTTCACCGGCGAGGTCGTCGGCTCGACCGCCACCGCGCTGACGATCGCGGCCGGCGACGCCCGGATCGTCGTGCCCACCGCCCGTGCCGCTCGCGAGTCCGGGGAGATGACCATCGGCGTCCGCCCCGAGAAGCTCCTCCTGCTCACCGAGGCGCCGGCCGACACTCCGGACCGCAACGTGCTCGGGCCGGGCCGCGTGGTCGACGTCTCCTTCAGCGGCGTCAGCACGCAGTACACGATCGAGATCCCGACTCTCGGCTCGATCGTCGTCTTCGCGCAGAACATGGTCTTCGGGCCGGTCGTCGGCGAGGGCGCGCAGGTCTGGGTCAGCTGGAGCATCGAGCACGGCTTCGGGCTGGCCGACGAGCCGGGCACCGTGCCCCGCTTCGCCGCCGACGACTCCACCCGCTCGATCGCCCTGCAGAAGCGCGGGCTGCTCGCCGGTCGCTCCGGAGGGGCGTAGGCATGGCCTTCGCCGCGTTCGCGACCGGCTCGGCCGACACGCTCGATCCGCCGGTCCGCCGGCGGTCGACGATCGCCCTGGTGCTCCTGCTGCCGGGCATCGTCTACATGCTGCTGTTCTTCCTGACGCCGCTGATCTCGCTCGTGCTGACCTCGTTCCAGGTCGAGGTGCCGGACGGCGACATCGGCGAGTACGCGCCGGGCTTCGCCTGGCAGAACTACCTCGTCGTGATGGCCGACTACTGGCCGCACGCGATCCGCTCCTTCGGCTACGCGCTGATCGCCACGGTGCTCGCGCTCGTCATCAGCTACCCGCTCGCCTACTTCATCGGCGTCAAGGCACGGCCGTGGCCGCTGCTGCAGAACCTGCTGCTGACGCTGGTGATCGCGCCGTTCTTCATCAGCTTCCTGCTCCGCACCCTGGCCTGGAAGCAGATCCTCGCCGACGAGAGCCCGCTCGTGCAGGCCCTCAAGACCGTCGCGATCCTGCCCTCCGACGGCCACCTCACGGGGACCCCGATCGCCGTCGTCTTCGGCATCACCTACAACTTCATCCCCTTCATGACGCTGCCGCTCTACACGACGCTCGAGCGGCTGGACACCCGGCTGCTCGAGGCCGGCTCCGACCTCTACGCCCGCCCCGCCTCGGTCTTCTGGAAGGTCACCGTGCCGCTCTCGATGCCCGGCATCGTCTCGGGGACGCTGCTCACCTTCATCCCGGCCGCGGGCGACTACATCAACGCGAGCCGCGACTTCCTCGGCTCGTCGCAGACCTCGATGGTGGGCAACGCGATCGAGGCGAACTTCCTGACCCTCGAGAACTACCCGGCCGCCGCCGCGCTGTCGATCGTCCTGATGGCCGTGATCCTGGTCATCGTCGGCTTCTACGTGAAGCGCAGTGGAACGGAGGACCTCCTGTGACCGCCACCGCCGACCGGCCCGTCGCGAGCGCCCAGGAGGCGCTGGGGGCACCCGCTCCCGCACCGGTGCGAGGCCCGCGTCGCTTCAAGGGCCTCGGGCTCGGGATCTACACCGCCCTCGCCCTGATCTTCCTGCTGATCCCCATCGGCTACACCTTCGTCTACTCGTTCAACGACTCGGGCAAGAGCAACCTCGCCTGGCGGGGCTTCACCTTCGACAAGTGGGTGTCGGCGTGGACGAGCGAGGAGGTGATGACGGCGTTCGGCAACAGCCTGCTGGTCGGCGTCGTCGCGACGGTGCTGGCCACCGCGCTCGGGACGATGATCGCCATCGCACTCGTGCGGTTCCGCTTCCGGTTCCGCTCCGCGATCAGCCTGCTGCTGTTCCTGCCGATGGCCACGCCAGAGGTGGTGCTCGGCGCCGGTCTGGCCGCCCAGTTCCTCGCGGTCGGCACCGAGAAGGGCCTCGTGACGATCATCCTGGCGCACACGATGTTCTGCATCAGCTTCGTCGTGGTGACGGTGAAGGCGCGCGTCGCGAGCCTCGACCCGCGACTCGAGGAGGCGGGGCGCGACCTCTACGCCTCACCGGGCCAGGTCTTCTGGCGGATCACCTTCCCGCTGCTGCTGCCCGGCATCCTCGCGGCGGCCCTGCTCTCGTTCGCGCTGAGCTTCGACGACTTCATCATCACGAACTTCAACTCCGGCTCCGTCACCACGTTCCCGAAGTACATCTACATCGCGGCGGCCCGCGGCATCCCCGCCGAGGCGAACGTGATCGCGTCGGCGGTGTTCGTGCTGGCGATCCTGATCGTCGTCGTCACGCAGGTGTCGGCGGCGGCCCGGGCGAAGCGGCTGGCGCGCACGCAGTAGCGGCGCGACCGGCCGCTCCGGCGGCGCCCCGGCGCCTCAGACGTAGGAGGCGCGGACCGCGCCGACCGGCTTGCCGCCGCCGGTGACGACCGGGTTGAGCCGCACCAGCACCTCGTTCGCCGCCGTGCGGTCCACGGTGCCCGCCTCCACCAGCAGCTTGAGCGCGACCACCGTGGCGGCGCGCAGGCTGCCGTCGAGGATCTTGAGCGCGACCGTCGTGCCGTCGGGCGAGGCCATCACGAGCACTCCCTCCGCGCCGAGCTTGGCGACCAGGCCGAGCCGCTCGATCACGACGGTGTTGTCGCGGCCGGGGCCGTCCAGCGCCCACGCGTTCTCGAGGATCGCCTCGGTGAGCACGCCCGCCTGCCGGTAGAGCCCGAACGGCGAGGCGGGGGAGGAGGAGACGATCCGCGAGATCCCCTTCGCCAGCGCGGTCAGCGGCAGTGCGTGCACCGGTGCGCCGCAGCCGTCGACGGCCGAGCCCGCGATCCGCTCGCCGGTCAGGCGCTCGATCGTGTCCACGATGTGCTGCTGCAGCGGGTGCGAGCGCTCGAGGTAGTCGTCGGTGCTCCAGCCGTTCTGCACGCAGGCGAGCAGCATCGCCGCGTGCTTGCCGGAGCAGTTCATGTAGAGCGGGTCCGCGCTGGCTCCGGCGCGCAGCAGCTTGGTGCGCGAGGCCGAGTCGCTCGGCCAGTCGGCCGGGCACTGCAGGGCGGTGTGGTCGAGGCCCGCGCGGAAGAGCAGATTCTGCACCAGGGCGACGTGCTGCGGGATGCCGGCGTGGCTCGCGGTCGCGATCACCGCCTCCGCCCCGCTCAGCTCGACGCCGGCGGTCATCACGGCGAGGGCCTGGAAGGGCTTCAGGCAGGAGCGGGGGAGGACCGGCGCCGTCGGGGTGCCCAGGGTGCGGGCCACGCGGCCGTCGGAGTCGAGGAGCACGGCCGACCCGGCGTGGCGCGACTCGACGAAGCCGGAGCGCTCGACCACCGCCAGTTCGACGGACTCGGCGAGGGTGAAGGTACCTGCGGACATCCCCCCATCTTGCCCGACGGCCCGGCGCCTCCTGAGCGGAGGGGCCGGGCCGTCGTCGGTGCGAGCGGGGCTCAGAGGGTCGCGAACGCCTCGCCGAGGACGGCCACGGCCTCGTCCAGCAGCTCGTCCGTGAGGGCGAGGCTGGGGAGGAAGCGCACCACGTTGCCGTAGGTGCCGGCGCTGAGCACGAGCACGCCGTGCTTCGCGGCGTAGTCGATGATCGCGCCGACCGCCGCGGTGTTCGGCCGCTTGGTCGTCTGCGCGGTCCCCGGCTCGACGAGCTCGATCGCCATCATCGCGCCGATGCCGCGCACGTCGCCGATGATGTCGTAGCGCTCCTGCAGGGCGTGCAGCGCGGCACCGAGACGGGCGCCGATCCGGTCGGCCTCGGCGAGGAGGCCGTCCTGCTCGATCCGCTCGAAGACGGCGACCGCCGCGGCCGCTGCGACGGGGTTGCCGCCGAAGGTGCCGCCGAGGCCGCCGGCCTGCGCGGAGTCCATGATCTCGGCGCGACCGGTGACACCGGCGAGCGGCAGGCCGCCCGCGATGCCCTTGGCCGAGAGCACCAGATCCGGGACGAGGCCGAAGTGCTCGCTGGCGAACCAGGCGCCGGTGCGGGCCATGCCCGACTGGATCTCGTCGGCGACGAAGACGATGCCGTTCGCGGTGCACCACTTCTGCAGCGCGGGCAGGAAGCCCTGCGCCGGGACCATGAAGCCGCCCTCGCCCTGGACGGGCTCGACGACGAGGCAGGCCAGCGCGGACACTCCGACCGTCTTCTCGAGGTAGGAGATCGTCTGCTCGGCCGCCTCGGCGCCCGAGAGGCCGTCGTGGTAAGGGTACGAGCTCGGCGCGCGGTGGACGTCGCTCGCGAACGGGCCGAAGCCGAGTCCGTAGGGGAGCGCCTTGAAGTTCATCGCCATCGTCAGGTTCGTGCGGCCGTGGTAGGCGTGGTCGAGCACCGCGACGCCGGGGCGGCCGGTGTGCTTGCGGGCGATCTTGACCGCGTTCTCGACGGCCTCGGCGCCGGAGTTGACCAGCACGGTCTTCTTCGCATGGTCGCCGGGGGTGTGCTCGCCGAGCAGCTCCGCGACGCGGATGTACGGCTCGTAGGGCGTGACGGTGAAGAGCGTGTGGGTGAGGCGGCCGAGCTGCGCGGTGGCGGCGGCGACGACCGCGTCGTCGGTGTGGCCGATCGTCGTCACGCCGATGCCGGCGCCCAGGTCGATGAACTGGTTGCCGTCGACGTCGACGAGGATCGCGCCGTGCGCGCGGTCGATGTAGACGGGGAGCGCGGTGCCGACTCCGGTGGGGACGACGGCGAGGCGGCGCTCGTGCAGGGCCCTCGATCGCGGCCCCGGGATCTCGGTCGCGACGCGACGCTCCTGGGGGACGGCCGACGTGGGAACCTGGGGAGCGAGCGTGTCTGTCATGGTCCCCCGAGTGTACCCACGGGCCTCGGAGGAGCAGGGGTCCAGACCGTCGAGACCGGCCTGAACCACGGCCGAGAAGGAGGATTCCGATGCAAGCGGAGCACGATTACGCCGTATCCGTCGTCTGGGAGGGCAATCGCGGAACCGGCACCAGCGGCTACCGGGACTACGGGCGCCAGAACGTCCTCGTCGCCGAGGGCCCGCCGCCGATCCTCGCCTCGGCCGACAAGCCCTTCCGCGGCGACCCGGACCGCTGGAACCCCGAGCAGCTGCTGCTCGCCGCCCTCGCGCAGTGCCACCTGCTCTCGTTCCTGCACGTCGCGGTGAAGAACGGCGTCGTCGTGACCGAGTACATCGACGACGCCGCCGGGCGGATGGTGCAGGAGGGCGAGGGCGGGCGCTTCGTCTCGGTGACCCTCCGGCCGCGGGTCCGCGTCGCGCACGAGTCGATGATCGAGCTCGCGCAGTCGCTGCACGACGAGGCCTCCCGGCTGTGCTTCATCGCGAACTCGGTGAACTTCCCCGTGGGACACGAGCCGCAGACCTCGGCGGCCGACGCGCACTGATCCGGGCGGGCTCGGGCAGCCGCGACCGGAGAGGTCAGCGCCGCTCGTGCGGCAGCGCCCGCCGGATCCTCTCGACCGTGGTGACCGGCGGCGACTCGTTGTAGACGCCCGCGGCCTCCTGGCCCGAGAGCGCGTGGATCGCGGTCATCACCTCGTCGGTCGCGTGCCGGCGCGCGCGTCCCGAGTCGGCCGAGCCGTGCCGGGAGAGGTCGAGCGGATCGCCGAAGCGCACCGTGATCCGGTGCAGGCGGGGGATCCTCGAGCCGACGGGCTGCAGCTCCTGCGTGCCGACCAGCCCGACCGGCACGACCGGTGCGCCGGTGGTGAGGGCGAGCCACGCCACTCCGGTGCGCCCGCGGTAGAGGCGGCCGTCGCGCGAGCGCGTGCCCTCGGGGTAGACGGCGAACGCCTCGTCGCGCTCGAGGATCGCGCGGCCGAGGTCGAGGGCCTCCTGCGCGGCCTGGCCGGCGCCCCGCTCGACGGGCACCGCCCCGACCGCCGTGAAGAACGAGCGCGACGCGGCACCGCGCGCGCCGGTGCCGGTGAAGTAGTCGGCCTTCGCGAGGAACTGCACGGGCCGGGGCGCCAGCAGCGTCAGCACGGGGGAGTCGATGAACGACAGGTGGTTGCTGGCGAGGATGACCCGGCCGGTGCGCGGGACGTTGTCGCGGCCCTCGACGATCGGGCGGTAGATCATCCGGCCGAGGCGGCTCATCGTGAAGCGGGCCACGCGCGCGGAGACGCCGATCCCCGGGGGTGTCGGCGGTGCGGGAGCGTCGTCGGTCGGCATTCGCCCGACGCTACCGGCGGGTGCATGCCGCTCGGGTCATGCTCCGCCGACCGCTCCACCGGGGGCCCTCCCGCGGGCCGGGGCGGACGACCGCGGGCCGCCCCTCATGACGAGGAGCGGCCCGCAGGTCGACGCAGAGGGAGTGACTCAGCCGAAGGTGGCGAGCGCCTCCTCGATGACACCGGCCGCGTCGTCGATCAGCTCCTCGCTGATGACCACGCTCGGCATGATGCGCAGGACGCTGTCCCAGCTGCCGGCGTCCAGGGCGATGACGCCGTTGGTCGTGACGTGCTTGAGGACGGCGGAGAGCGCCTCCGGGTTCTGCTTCTTCGTGCCGGGGTGCACGAGCTCGACGCCGAACATCGCGCCCTTGCCGCGGACCTCGCCGACGACGGCGAAGCGCTCGGCCCAGTCGCCGATGCGGGCCTGCAGGGCGCGCTCGACGCGCTGCGCCTCGGCGATGAGCCCCTCGGACTCGATCGCCTCGAAGGTGGCGAGCGCGGCCGCGGTCGAGACGGGGTTGCCGCCGAAGGTGCCGCCGATGCCGCCGGGCTGCACGGCGTCCATGATCTCGGCGCGCCCGGTGACTGCGGCGAGCGGGAAGCCGCCGGCGATGCCCTTGGCCGAGGTGATGAGGTCCGGGACGACGCCGAAGTGCTCGATCGAGTACCAGGCGCCGGTCCGGGCGATGCCGGCCTGGATCTCGTCCGCGACGAAGACGATGCCGTTCTCGGTGCAGAACTCCGACAGCCGCTCGAAGTAGCCGGCCGCCGGGATGATGATGCCGCCGTCGCCCTGGATCGGCTCGACGAACAGCGCCGCGAGCTCCTCGGCGCCGATGTGGGTGCGGATGTAGTCGATCGAGCGCTCGGCCGCCTCCTCGCCCGTCATGCCCTCGGGGTCGCGGAAGGGGTAGCTCATCGGGAGGCTGTAGATCTCACCGGGGAACGGACCCATGCCGGCGCGCTCGGGCCAGGGGCGGTAGGTCATCGCCATCGTGAGGTTGGTGCGGCCGTGGAAGGCGTGGTCGAGCGAGGCGATCGCGCGGCGGCCGGTGTGCTTGCGCGCGATCTTGACGGCGTTCTCGACCGCTTCGGCGCCGGAGTTGACCAGGATCGAGTGCTTCTCGAAGTCGCCGGGGGTGATCTCGGCGAGCTTCTCGGCGACCCGCACGTAGTTCTCGTACGGGGTGACGGTGAAGAGGGTGTGGGTCAGCTTCTCGGCCTGGGCGGCGGCGGCGGCGGCGACCGCGGGGTGCGCGTGGCCGATGGTGGTGACGCCGATGCCGCAGCCGAGGTCGATCAGGCGGTTGCCGTCGACGTCGACCAGGACGGCGCCCGAGGCGTGATCCATGTAGATGTTGGCGAGGGTTCCGGCGCCGCGGGAGACGCTGGCGACGCGGCGCTCCTGCAGCGCGATCGAGCGGGGGCCGGGGAGCTCGGTGACGAGCGCGCGGGACTGGGGGACCGAGAATTCACGCATTCCTCCATGCTAGGCGCGGCTCCCGGGGAGGGGGCCGGGGACGCTCCGGGGCGGCGCGACCGGGTGGGCGCCGTGGAGGGATCGTTCAGCCGGGGCAGAGGCGCAGACCCCAGGATGGTCCGATCCCCCCGACGTCGTCCCGCTCCCTGCCGGGCAGGAAAGGTGCACCCGTGCGCAGAACCCTCGCGATCCTCGCCGTCCTCGGCGCCTCCCTCGGCCTCGCGGCCTGCACGCCGGGCACCCCCGGTACCCCCGAGGCGACCCCGAGTGCGAGCCCGACTCCGCTCTCCTGCATCTCCTCCGGAGACGCGTCCGAGGCGGTGGACGCCGCCGGCGACTTCGGGACCAAGCCGGTCACCGTCTTCCCCACCCCGATGAGCGTCGACGCGACCGAGGGCACCACCGTCATCGACGGCACCGGCGAGACGGTCGCCGAGGGCGACACCGTCCTCGTCGACTACACCCTGTACAACGGCACGAGCGGCGCGGAGTTCTCGGCGAGCAGCTACGCCTCCGGGGGCCGCGCGGCCTTCGAGGTCGACACCGAGCAGTACCTGGCCGGCCTGGTGAAGGCGGTCAACTGCGCCACCGTGGGCTCGCGCGTCGTCGCGGTCGTCCCGCCCGCCGACGCGTTCGGCGACGCCGGCAGCACCGACCTCGGGATCGCCGCGGACGACTCCATCGTGATGGTCATCGACGTCGAGGGCATCGTCCCCTCGGCCGCGACCGGCGAGCCGCAGGCCCCGGTCGACGGGCTGCCGACGGTGGCGCTCGCCGAGGACGGCGCCCCGACCGTGACGATCCCCGCGACCGACCCGCCGGCCGAGCTGCAGCTCGAGGTGCTCAAGAAGGGCGACGGGCAGACCGTGGCGGACGGCGACTCGCTGATCGTCCAGTACCAGGGCGTGGTCTGGGGCACCGGCGAGGTCTTCGACCAGAGCTGGGGCAAGGGCACGCCCGCGTCCTTCGGCACGGGCGACGTGATCGAGGGCTTCAAGGAGGCGGTGGTCGGCCAGACCGTCGGCTCGCAGGTGCTCGTGGTCATCCCGCCGGACAAGGGCTACGGCGAGGCGGGCAACGCGAACGCGGGCATCAGCGGCACGGACACCCTCGTCTTCGTGGTGGACATCCTCGCGGTGAGCTGACCCGGAGGGGCTGTCGGCCCGGGAGGGCCGGGAGCCGCCGTGCCAGGATGGGCGGATGCGCAGGGTCATCATCCTCGGCTCGACCGGGTCCATCGGCACGCAGGCCCTCGACGTCATCGGCGCGAACCGCGACCGCTTCGAGGTGGTCGGCCTGGGCGCCGGCTCCAACCGAGAGGTCGTCGCCCAGCAGGCGCGAGACTTCGGCGTCGAGCACACCGCCTTCGGCGCCGCGGAGGCCGAGCAGCTGATCCGCTCGGTCGACGCGGACGTCGTCCTGAACGGCATCACCGGCTCGGTCGGCCTCGGCCCGACGCTCGCGGCGCTCGAGGAGGGCCGCACCCTCGCCCTCGCGAACAAGGAGTCGCTGATCGTCGGCGGCGAGCTGGTCACCTCGCTCGCCGCTCCCGGCCAGATCGTGCCCGTCGACTCCGAGCACTCGGCTATCGCGCAGGCGCTGCTCGCGGGGGAGCACCGCGAGGTCCGCCGGCTGGTGCTGACCGCGTCGGGCGGTCCCTTCCGCGGGCGCGACCGCGCCTCCCTCCGCGACGTCACCCCGGCGGAGGCGCTCGCGCATCCGACCTGGGACATGGGCCTCGTGGTCACCACCAACTCGTCGACGCTCGTCAACAAGGGCCTCGAGGTGATCGAGGCGCACCTGCTCTTCGACGTGCCGTACGACCGGATCGACGTGACCGTGCACCCGCAGTCGATCGTCCACTCGATGGTCGAGTTCGTCGACGGCTCCACGATCGCCCAGGCCTCGCCGCCCGACATGCGACTGCCCATCTCCCTCGGCCTCGACTGGCCGCACCGCGTCGCCGGCGTCGGCGTGCCGCTGGACTGGACCCGCGCGCAGTCCTGGACGTTCGAGCCGCTCGACGAGGAGGCGTTCCCCTCCGTCCGGCTCGCGAAGAAGGTCGGAGTCGCGGGGGCGTCGTACCCGGCCGTCTTCAACGCCGCGAACGAGCAGGCCGTGCAGGCGTTCCACGCGGGGCGGATCGGCTACCTGGACATCCTCGCGACGGTCGAGGCCGTCGTCGACGCGCACACCGTGGACGGCGAGCTGACCCGCGAGTCGCTGGCCGAGGCCGAGGCCTGGGCGCGCCGCACGGCCGACGCGCGGATCGCCGCCGCCTGAGCGCGACGGGCTGATCGCGCCCTCATCGCGATCCTCCAGCGCCTCTCCAGCCGAGGGGTCACCCCGCGGCCTACAGTGACCGAGTGGAATCCGTGCTGCTCTTCGTCCTCGGCGTCGTCATCATCGCCGTGGGCGTCGCCCTGTCGATCGCGCTGCACGAGGTCGGGCACCTCGTTCCGGCGAAGCTCTTCGGGGTCAAGGTCACGCAGTACATGATCGGCTTCGGCCGGACGGTCTTCTCCGTCCGCCGCGGCGAGACGGAGTACGGCGTCAAGGCGCTGCCCCTCGGCGGCTACATCGCGATGATCGGGATGTACCCGCCCAAGCACCCGGGCGACCGCGTCGGCGAGTCGAGCACGGGCTTCTTCAACGGGCTGAACGGCAACGAGTCGGCGCCCGACCCCGAGCCCCGCCGTGGCGGCTACGCGACCATGATCGACGAGGCCCGCGCCGCCAGCGCCGAGACCATCGGCGAGGGCGAGGACCACCGCGCCTTCTACCGGCTCGCGGTCTGGAAGCGCGTGATCGTGATGTTCGGCGGCCCGTTCATGAACCTCGTGATCGCCACCGTCCTCTTCGCGGTGCTGCTCTGCGGCATCGGCGTCGCCCAGAACACCTCGACCATCTCCACCGTCTCGCAGTGCGTGGTCCCGGCGAGCGACACCACCACCGAGAGCTGCTCCGCCGACGACCCGCTCGCGCCCGGCGCCGCGGCCGGCATCCTCCCCGGCGACACGATCACGGCGATCGACGGC comes from the Rathayibacter festucae DSM 15932 genome and includes:
- a CDS encoding ABC transporter substrate-binding protein, with the protein product MTRPLPRDPVLREAIAVARSRERERRAMLSRRAVLGGLGLGVGALALAGCAPVSRAAPTAAVDESASDPRLVWDNWPAYLDEDDDGGYPTLTAFEEQSGISVTYNVAVDDNNSYYGKVKDQLALGQYIGADTVCLTEWMVSRLARRGYIQELDHANIPNIANLTPSLANPDFDPGRHRSLPFQAGFAGICWNKEKLPNGLASVEDLWDPALRGRVGVLSEMRDTIGLIMLAQGTDIAGSWGDDEFMNAIDVFRKQVDEGQIRNIKGNAYLNDLQNEDTLAAICWSGDITLINTEAGDKWEFALPDSGGTLWNDTFVVPMGSQRKANAEALMNYYYEPEVAAEVAAWVNYITPVDGAKDAMESIDPELAENQLIFPDEDTLAQSHIFRTLTADEEKDYQAEFQKVLLGI
- a CDS encoding ABC transporter ATP-binding protein, which codes for MAMGTFAERGADLELVGISKQYPGFTAIDSLDLTIPAGSFFALLGPSGCGKTTTLRLVAGLEEPSAGRILIGGKDVTATKTFQRPVNTVFQSYALFPHMSILENVAFGLKRRRIDEPVGKAHEALRLVELDHLAQRRPAQLSGGQQQRVALARAIVNRPALLLLDEPLGALDLKLRRQMQLELKSIQEEVGLTFLHVTHDQEEAMTMADTVAVMNKGRIEQMGAPEALYELPRTVFVANFLGQSNLFTGEVVGSTATALTIAAGDARIVVPTARAARESGEMTIGVRPEKLLLLTEAPADTPDRNVLGPGRVVDVSFSGVSTQYTIEIPTLGSIVVFAQNMVFGPVVGEGAQVWVSWSIEHGFGLADEPGTVPRFAADDSTRSIALQKRGLLAGRSGGA
- a CDS encoding ABC transporter permease — its product is MAFAAFATGSADTLDPPVRRRSTIALVLLLPGIVYMLLFFLTPLISLVLTSFQVEVPDGDIGEYAPGFAWQNYLVVMADYWPHAIRSFGYALIATVLALVISYPLAYFIGVKARPWPLLQNLLLTLVIAPFFISFLLRTLAWKQILADESPLVQALKTVAILPSDGHLTGTPIAVVFGITYNFIPFMTLPLYTTLERLDTRLLEAGSDLYARPASVFWKVTVPLSMPGIVSGTLLTFIPAAGDYINASRDFLGSSQTSMVGNAIEANFLTLENYPAAAALSIVLMAVILVIVGFYVKRSGTEDLL
- a CDS encoding ABC transporter permease, with amino-acid sequence MYTALALIFLLIPIGYTFVYSFNDSGKSNLAWRGFTFDKWVSAWTSEEVMTAFGNSLLVGVVATVLATALGTMIAIALVRFRFRFRSAISLLLFLPMATPEVVLGAGLAAQFLAVGTEKGLVTIILAHTMFCISFVVVTVKARVASLDPRLEEAGRDLYASPGQVFWRITFPLLLPGILAAALLSFALSFDDFIITNFNSGSVTTFPKYIYIAAARGIPAEANVIASAVFVLAILIVVVTQVSAAARAKRLARTQ
- a CDS encoding asparaginase, translated to MSAGTFTLAESVELAVVERSGFVESRHAGSAVLLDSDGRVARTLGTPTAPVLPRSCLKPFQALAVMTAGVELSGAEAVIATASHAGIPQHVALVQNLLFRAGLDHTALQCPADWPSDSASRTKLLRAGASADPLYMNCSGKHAAMLLACVQNGWSTDDYLERSHPLQQHIVDTIERLTGERIAGSAVDGCGAPVHALPLTALAKGISRIVSSSPASPFGLYRQAGVLTEAILENAWALDGPGRDNTVVIERLGLVAKLGAEGVLVMASPDGTTVALKILDGSLRAATVVALKLLVEAGTVDRTAANEVLVRLNPVVTGGGKPVGAVRASYV
- the gabT gene encoding 4-aminobutyrate--2-oxoglutarate transaminase translates to MTDTLAPQVPTSAVPQERRVATEIPGPRSRALHERRLAVVPTGVGTALPVYIDRAHGAILVDVDGNQFIDLGAGIGVTTIGHTDDAVVAAATAQLGRLTHTLFTVTPYEPYIRVAELLGEHTPGDHAKKTVLVNSGAEAVENAVKIARKHTGRPGVAVLDHAYHGRTNLTMAMNFKALPYGLGFGPFASDVHRAPSSYPYHDGLSGAEAAEQTISYLEKTVGVSALACLVVEPVQGEGGFMVPAQGFLPALQKWCTANGIVFVADEIQSGMARTGAWFASEHFGLVPDLVLSAKGIAGGLPLAGVTGRAEIMDSAQAGGLGGTFGGNPVAAAAAVAVFERIEQDGLLAEADRIGARLGAALHALQERYDIIGDVRGIGAMMAIELVEPGTAQTTKRPNTAAVGAIIDYAAKHGVLVLSAGTYGNVVRFLPSLALTDELLDEAVAVLGEAFATL
- a CDS encoding OsmC family protein, which produces MQAEHDYAVSVVWEGNRGTGTSGYRDYGRQNVLVAEGPPPILASADKPFRGDPDRWNPEQLLLAALAQCHLLSFLHVAVKNGVVVTEYIDDAAGRMVQEGEGGRFVSVTLRPRVRVAHESMIELAQSLHDEASRLCFIANSVNFPVGHEPQTSAADAH